From a single Nicotiana tomentosiformis chromosome 2, ASM39032v3, whole genome shotgun sequence genomic region:
- the LOC104103856 gene encoding casparian strip membrane protein 1 yields MKAGALELGHASKVTATVPQRGVNRGMSILDLFLRIIAIIATLGSAIAMGTTNETLPFFTQFIRFRAKYSDLPTFTFFVVANAIVSAYLVLSLGMSIFHIMRSRAQASRIALIFFDAAMLALLTAGASASAAIVYLAHKGNTKANWFPICQQYDSFCHRTSGSLVGSFIGIIIFILLVLFSAVALSRR; encoded by the exons ATGAAGGCAGGTGCACTTGAACTTGGTCATGCTTCCAAGGTTACAGCTACAGTTCCACAAAGAGGGGTGAATAGAGGAATGTCTATACTTGACTTATTTCTAAGGATAATCGCCATAATTGCCACCTTAGGAAGTGCCATTGCTATGGGAACTACTAATGAAACACTACCATTTTTCACTCAGTTTATTCGTTTCAGGGCCAAGTATAGCGATCTTCCCACATTCAC GTTCTTTGTGGTGGCAAATGCAATAGTAAGTGCATATCTGGTACTTTCTCTGGGGATGTCCATCTTCCACATCATGAGGAGTAGAGCACAAGCAAGCAGGATTGCCTTAATATTCTTTGATGCG GCAATGCTGGCGCTATTGACAGCGGGAGCATCAGCATCAGCAGCAATAGTGTACTTAGCACACAAAGGAAATACAAAGGCAAACTGGTTTCCAATCTGCCAACAATACGACTCCTTTTGCCATCGTACTTCTGGATCCTTAGTTGGTTCCTTTATAGGAATTATAATCTTCATACTCTTAGTCTTGTTCTCTGCTGTCGCCCTTTCTCGTCGTTGA